A segment of the Symmachiella macrocystis genome:
AGGGGGCGACAGTGGCGAGTGGGCAGTCCGCAGCGGCGACTGGAAGATGCACGCAATGAAGGACAAGCAACAATTGTTCAATCTGGCTCACGATCCGGGAGAGAAAACAGACTTAACTGCCGAGCATCCCGAGAGGGTTAAAATAATGAACAGCGCCTTCGACCAATGGATCGGGGAAATGGCCGCACCGATTTCCGGCGGCAGCAAACGTTGGGAGGATCGTCCAGCGGATCAGTTGTCGGACCGCAAGAAAGAACGCCGCAGGCAGCGCGCAGAACGCAGGCGACAACGAGCTGCTGAGAAAAAGTTGAAGAAATCAAACGCAAACGCCCAGGATTCAATCCAATGAGAGTCCCTCTTTTCCTGTTGCTCGCCGGTGTATTGTGTGTAAGCAATAGTCGTGCAGCGGACCCCACGCCGCAGCCGAATGTGCTGTTTATTGTTTGCGATGATCTGAACACTCACGTTTCGACCTCTGGGTATCCGCACATCAAGACCCCCAATTTGGAGGAGCTCGCGGAAGCCGGGATGACTTTCGGCCGGGCGTATTGCCAATATCCCGTTTGCGGACCGTCGCGCGCTTCGTTTCTCAGCGGCCTGTATCCCGAATCAACCGGGGTTCTCGATAATAAAAGCGACATCCGAACAACGCGCCCCAACACGCGATCCCTGCCGCAATGTTTCAAGGAACAAGGGTATTGGGCGGCGTCTGTGGGAAAGGTTTTTCATTCGCCACAACATGAGCAAGGCCCGCTCGCCTGGAACGAATTCCAGCGTTTCGAAAACGATGAAATGCCGCACGTAACTGCAGCTAAAAAGGTTTTTGAGGCCCAGCACGGTCCCGTCGACAAAGGCAAGAATCGACGTCTTTGGAAGAGGCATTTGGGTACACTTTCGACGCAGACGCATGGTCGGCCTCGCCCAGGATACGGCCCGTCCGGACTTCACGACGAACAACACAAGGATGGTAAAAATGTCCGGCAGGTCGTGTCTTGGCTTGATGAAAAACCAAGTGGCGAACGACCATTCTTCATCGTCTGTGGAATCCAAAAACCCCACGTTCCGTTTCTCGCCCCCGACGCTTATTTCAAGCTGTATCCCCAGGAAAGCTTGCAGTTTTCATTGACGCCGGCAGGATTCTGGAATCAAGCTCCGCGCTCGGCGATGGTCAAACGATTCCAAGGCTTCGGTTTCGAGCTAGGCGTCGAAAACGACGCACTCAGACGCGAATACACTCAGGCCTACCACGCCTGTATCTCCTTCATCGATGCGCAAATCGGTCTGTTGATGGAGGGCTTAAAGCGAAACGGCCAGTGGGAGAACACGATCGTCGTGCTGACTTCCGATCACGGTTATCAGCTCGGTGAGCATTTCATGTGGGGCAAGGTGACACTGTTCGATGTCTGCAACCGTGTGCCGCTTTTGATCCGCGTCCCTCGCCTCACACAGCCCGGCTCGTCCAGCGACGGCCTGGTGGAACTGATCGATCTTTATCCCACGCTCGCCGAACTCTGTACGGTGACTCCTCCCGATGATCTTCAAGGTACCAGCTTAGTCCCCATGCTTTCTGATCCGGCATTGCCCGGCAAGGAATTCGTGTACACAGTCGTGAGACGTGGAAGAAAATTTGGCAAAGCGATCCGAGCTGACCACTGGCGCTACGCACGTTGGCCGGACGGTGAGGAACTCTACGATCTGCAGCGAGACCCCGCGGAGTACGTCAACCTCGCGACCTCTGCGAAACACGCCGACGTTTTGTCGGTGATGAGAGCCCGGCTGAACCAAGCCGAAAAAACAGTGGCGGCGCGACGATAACCAGGGCCGCTGAAGATTACGACTTTTTCTTAATTTCCCCGGCAATGGCGAAACCATTCCATCCCGTCGAATGTCAAATGCAATCGGTGGGCCTAAGCATATAGGACTACCGATGCCGCTTACTGGCCAGGGGGTAGCTCCGTCGATTCCGGTGGATTCGACGCCGCCAGTTTCGAAGACCTGAGTCGCCGCCCGAGCGGCGCTGCCACAGCCCACACAGCGGCAAGCAGTGTGAGAAATGCCAACGTCCTGCCGAGCGGGCCAATGCTTTTCAGCGCGATGGGGTCTGAGGATTGGACAAACGAACTAGCGGGGCGATCGACGGTATTGCGAAATGCCTGTGCATCGGTGAGGAATCGCGAGGTTTCCGTCACTTCATCACCATCGATAAACGCGACGAATTCAAACTGCGCGGCGTCGTTACCGTATTCCTCGTTGAACTTGCGTGCCAGGTTGATGGCCGGCATGGTTTGCCGCCCCATGATTTCCTCCAGCGGAAACTGAATCGTGCCGGCATTTCCGCCATAGGCACGAAACACGACTTCGGTACAAACCAACTTCGAGGGTGTTTCGAAGTTGAACTCAAAATCGTAGGGCCGGCCGGCGAAACTGAAGGCGCTCACGATGGCGTCCTTTTTTTCTTGCTCACTGACGTTGGGCCGCAGGACGGCCACCGAATCCGCACCGCCGATCGAGTGCTCCAACGACGAGAAAATCACCCCCTCGCTGACCGCCTCGACGATCACATGGGGGTGCCCTTCGTCATCTTTGGCAGAGAATTTGTGCCAATGGTTGTTGACGTATTCATTCGTATCCAGTCCCAACAGCTTTAGGTCCTCCGTCGTGCCGACGTAGACTGCACCGTGCGGCCAATAGCCGGGTAGGAAGGCGTTGGACAGATACCAATTCCGCCGTTCCAAGAGAATATCACCCGGTTCAAGTACCTCGGCCAATTGGGCCAATTGTAGCTTGTCGATTAACGGTTCGCCCCCGTGTGGTCTGCGGATTTTGAAATCACCAATCCAGGTCGAGACCAGCGACTGTGTCGCGTATTGCGCATGATAAATCAGATTTCCCAAATCAGAAACGGCGACTTGGATGACTCGTGCGGTGACCGAATCATCGATTTCACGGATCGTCTCTTCCGCATCGGCGATGGCATTGTGAAACCGATCGTATGGCGACGAGGATAACAGTTCATGCGTTTGCAACTGTTGTTGCACATGCTCCTGGTGGTAGTACTGCCGGGCCAATTCGAACATGCGGATATTTTGGGGACTGGCGAGATTCTGCCGAATCGTGTCGTACAAGCCGGGAGGAATTCCCCAATTCGGTTCCGGTTCGTTCAATTTGGCGACTGCCTCCGAACGGTCACCAAATCGATGGACGAATTTGAGCGACGCCTCATACAACATCGAAGCCGCCGTAAATTCCAACAGAAAGGTGCGGAGCCGCAGTTCCTCATTCTCGATTTCCGCATAGCGTTGGTACTTCCAGATGATACGGAGCAGCGCTTCTCGGTAGGTCATGTAGCGTCGCAAGACTTCCCGGAGGTCGTCGTCATCCGCCTGATTCGTGAATTTACGGTTGCCTTCATTAAAATCGCGCTGAATCCGCGTCGCCCGAGCTTCTAAAGTATCCAGTTCGTCGATGAGCCGATTGAGTTCTTGTTCGTCGGCATCGACTAAAGCCGTCATTCGTTTTTGGGAAATTTGCTGGACGTCCAGTCCGCTCCCGCTGAGCGGATCATCGAAGAGGCGATAGCGCGCGACCCAGAGAGTCGCAAAGACCAACGCCACAATGAGGGCTCGCCCGGCGATTCTCCCGATTTGGCTTTTACGGGACGGACGGAATTCCTTGATCGGTCGCGGTGAGACTTCTTCAAAATCCTCAGCCAAACCACGCAGTCGCTGACGTAAATCGGCTTCTTGCTGACGTAGGTTTAATAATGTCGTGCGATCGATGGTGACTTGAATCTGATGCCAGATCAGTTGCGCCACACGGCCCGCCCTTCGCCAGTAGTGGATGGCGATCACGCCGCAAAACGGCGCAGCGATCATCCAGGTCCAGGCAAACCAGGGCGCGTAGTAGCCAAACGCCCACCAGGCGACGAGAGCATACCAGAGCAAATAGGCAGGCAAACCAACGAAGACCCGACTGGTGGCGATCGTCTTGCGGCCGGGCTGGTCAAAAAACGGCGCCAATCCACGGACGATGACAAACGGAACGAGGTGCTGCAACGTCCCTGCCAGCGCCGGAAAGAACAAAAGAATCAGGCAAAACAGTTCCCAGACGATCTCGGCGAAGACACGAAAACCACGAAGCCGTAACACGGGCGAATCGATGGTCAGTCCAGCCTGCTGAACACGGTCGCGATAAGCCTTGATGTCGTCAGCCACCGATTCTGCACGAGGACGGTCATTAGCAAAGAAGTAGTTAATCGCATCAGCGATCCGTTTTCGTCGTTTTAATGGCGGTGACGTTTCCTTGTTAGCATCTTGCGGCGCTTCGGCAAGCGATTGCAGATCGTCGAGCCATGGTTCCCAGTCCGGTTCGTCGAGATGCACGACGACTTCTTTCAACCGCGCTTCGAGCAGTTGAGTCAAGCTGCGCCTGGAAACCCGCTCCTTGCCGTCATTTTCCGCGAGACACGCCGCTACATCGATCGGCTCGCCCACCTGAATCCAGACGGAGGAGCGAAACGCATCTTTGCGTTCGTAGGTAATCCCGATTGGAATAACCAACAGACCGTCGGCACCTTCCGCGATGGCTTGCAGAGCCATCCGCGCCGCGCCAGAGCGGACCATCTCCAGATGTGCCTGGTCGGTCGATTTTCCTTCTGGAAAGATACCCATGGCAAGGCCGTCAACCAGCACTTTGGCTCCGACATCTAAGCTTTCAATATTGCGACGAACATCGCGGGCATCGTCGCTACCCCGAAAGGCGGGGATCATCCCCAGAGCCCTCATGGGAGGGCCGAGCAGCGGGTTTTCGAACAGCGGCGCCTTAGCCAAAAACCGGACCGGCCGACGGGCGACAACGCCGATCAACACCGGATCGATCAACGAATTGGCATGATTGGCACACAACAACATAGGCCCTGTTTGAGGGATCCGCTCAGAACCGGTCGTCTCGATGGTGGGGTAATATTTTGTCGCCAGCCAACGTACGAGCGTCCGCATCCAACCCCGCTTTTCGACCGCCGGTTGGTTTGACATGACTGGTCTCCGTCAGTGTTGAAGTGAGGGTGGCGCAGCGCTCCGCAAAATGCCAGTATACTGGTCAAACAGTCAACCCTCAATTCGAAGCCTGATACCTTGCCGGCGAGAAACGTGGCCATTGCGGTTGCCTACGAATCGGCCGCCGCTCATCCAACCCCACCCACCGATTCCGACTCCGACCAATCCTCCCACCACATGTGCCAGCGGAATGGGCACCATGTCGGCAGCTGCGCTATCGACAAACAAGGTTTGCCCGGTCACGTATTCAAAGCCAATCTTGGCCGCGAATCCGCAAAGGACAATGCCCACTGCAGCAACCCAGCCCCATCGTCGGGTGGTCACGTTCTCTCGCAAGATCGTTGTTGCCGACAGTACGAAGAGGGCCGAATCAATCCCAGAGAGCCCCCGATAAGCATCGACCTCGGGCATCAACAGGTCAATGCACAGCGGGATCAGTACTGCTGAAGCGGTTAGACACCCCAGGAATGACCGGCGATTCGTTGTTTCACACAGTGCAGCTAAAATGACAAACGCCAGGGCATCCCAGATCAAATGATCCAGTGACCAATGAGTGAAATGACAAGTTACAATCCGCCACAGTTGTCCCGCGGCAATCGCCGAAGGCTCGAATTGTAGCTGGCTCGCAATCGCTGGAAGAAACGACAAACAGACCGCCACTCCTCCCAGCAGCAGTGAGATGCCGGGAATACACCTCACTGCCGCGTTCTTCTTCGTTTCAGAGAACACTTAGACCTCCCCGTTTTCATCATCCACATTGGAGCGACGACGACGGCGGGCAGCGAAACCCAAGCCCGCCAACGCCAGTGCAATTCCTCCGCTGATCGGATCAAACGCACCGCCGCCTGATACGCCGGGACTAAAGCTCACATCGCGGCTTTGTCCCGGTGGTTGCGAGACCGGAGTCGGATTGGCCTGCAACGGAACGTTACGGACAGCCGTCTCATTTTGAACAACCTGCTGTGGTTGTGGTGCTGTGGGCTCGACCTTCGGTCCCAATTCCGTGAATGCCTGTTCACGCAGCCGTTGCAACTCCACACGCTGCTGTTGTTGTGCTCGGCGGTCACGCCCCAGTCGCAACAGGTTGCGACGCTCGATCTGCCAACGTTTATATTCGGCGTCGTTTTCCAGTACTAAGAACGAGGTATATTCAGTCACGATCGAATACTGCTCACCAAGCCGTACGATTTCATCGATCACTGTACTCCGCGATCCGGCGCGGTCCGCTTGTTTCAGCAGTCGATTCACTTTCAACCAAGCCCACATGCGTTCGATTTCGGGATTGGCAGGATCGACCTCGGCAAATTCCAGCGATACCGTTTGTTCAATGGGTGCTCCGTTCACCTCGGCTGTCAGCCGCGCCGTCGCCGGTCCACTTTTGCGGTAACGACCGTACAAACGCACCGGCATGCCGTGATACAAATTGGGCAGTTGCTTCGGCTCGACGTCATACACATCCCCACCATCAACCGTGATCTTCACATCGGCAGCTGCTGGTCGCAGGAGTTTACGGCGGAAGGACTCCGCTTGTCGGGAGAAGTCATCACCTTCGGAGAGAAACGCAGCCAACCCGCCCGCCTCTTCGGCCAGTTGCGACAGCAACGGTCGATTCACTTCATTACCCACACCGATGCAAAAGACACGGGCTCCCGAGGGACGCGTTTGAATCGATTCGAGTAACTCCCGCCGCTCTGACTGCTCGGTCATCCCGTCACTGAGGATGACCACATTCAACGGACGATCGGGATCACCATATTTATAGGCGGTCGCCATGGCCGGTCGCAGCACCGTCCCCCCGCGGCCTTGTTGCGAACGGAGAAACTCGACGGCTTCCGCTTGTGAATGCTCAGTCACCGGCTGCAATTGGTTGAACAAGGTGTTGGGAACGACGTTGAACGTAATGAGTTCAAACCGGTCCTCGGTCCCCAGTTCGCCAATAAAAGCATCGATCGAGTTGCGGGAAATCCGCAATTTTCCGTCCCGCGCCATGCTGCCAGAAATATCGAGCAGAAACACATAATCCATCCCGGTGTACGCTTCGGCTAACTCCTCCCCGGCCGTCAAGGTGAGTTGGAAATACCCGTCGTCGCCGGATTGGTTTGATGTAATCACGTCGATTCCCGTATGCGGACGCGTGGCGTGATAGGCCAAAACGATGTCTCGATTGAGGTCCCCGCCGTCGGTTTCCAAACTGGCTTCGTAGTACGAATCGGAATGGCGGACGACGACAAAATCCTCACCGTGGCTGGGGCTTTCCAGCTTTTTGATAGGAATCTGTGATTTGACGTGTAACGTCAGGCCAAATTTCCCCTGTGTTTGTGCATCCAACCCGGAACGCGGCGCGGTCGATAACGGGTAGACATACGTCGCCCAGTCATGATCGAAATCGAGTTCTTGGTAATAAGTGATTTGCACCTTTTGTTCGGCCTGGGGACCAATCGGAAAGATTCGCATTTCAAAGTTTTTGTAATCGACCTGTTCCAAGAGGCCCGGGTCGCGTCGCTGTTTTTTGTAGCTGTTGTAGATCTCGCGGGCTCGTTTCTTTTCCAAGACTTCGCCCACCATTTCTTTGCCGCCGATCCACATACTAAAATTCGCTACCGACGCCGCTTTGGGCACGGGAAACAGATACAGCGCCTCCACTTGCCGATCCTCGGTGTTGCGAAAGACCTGCGTGACATGCGTGACCACAACCCCGTTGTTAATGGTCACATCGGCCGTGTGCTCTTCGATCTCCAATACGCCACCGAAGCCGCCGTCGGCAATCAACATACCGGCGGCGCGGGCCGGCGCGGGCACCATGGCCGCCGTCGCTAGAACCGCTGTGGCCACGTACAGAGAGGAGCGTCTCAATATTCGTTTCATGATTCCTGTCTCCTGAGCGTGCGTTGTCTGAAGCGCAACGCACATTGGTTACACATGGACTGCCACACCTCATCGGCACTCTGCCC
Coding sequences within it:
- the rrtA gene encoding rhombosortase, with translation MFSETKKNAAVRCIPGISLLLGGVAVCLSFLPAIASQLQFEPSAIAAGQLWRIVTCHFTHWSLDHLIWDALAFVILAALCETTNRRSFLGCLTASAVLIPLCIDLLMPEVDAYRGLSGIDSALFVLSATTILRENVTTRRWGWVAAVGIVLCGFAAKIGFEYVTGQTLFVDSAAADMVPIPLAHVVGGLVGVGIGGWGWMSGGRFVGNRNGHVSRRQGIRLRIEG
- a CDS encoding 1-acyl-sn-glycerol-3-phosphate acyltransferase, with the translated sequence MSNQPAVEKRGWMRTLVRWLATKYYPTIETTGSERIPQTGPMLLCANHANSLIDPVLIGVVARRPVRFLAKAPLFENPLLGPPMRALGMIPAFRGSDDARDVRRNIESLDVGAKVLVDGLAMGIFPEGKSTDQAHLEMVRSGAARMALQAIAEGADGLLVIPIGITYERKDAFRSSVWIQVGEPIDVAACLAENDGKERVSRRSLTQLLEARLKEVVVHLDEPDWEPWLDDLQSLAEAPQDANKETSPPLKRRKRIADAINYFFANDRPRAESVADDIKAYRDRVQQAGLTIDSPVLRLRGFRVFAEIVWELFCLILLFFPALAGTLQHLVPFVIVRGLAPFFDQPGRKTIATSRVFVGLPAYLLWYALVAWWAFGYYAPWFAWTWMIAAPFCGVIAIHYWRRAGRVAQLIWHQIQVTIDRTTLLNLRQQEADLRQRLRGLAEDFEEVSPRPIKEFRPSRKSQIGRIAGRALIVALVFATLWVARYRLFDDPLSGSGLDVQQISQKRMTALVDADEQELNRLIDELDTLEARATRIQRDFNEGNRKFTNQADDDDLREVLRRYMTYREALLRIIWKYQRYAEIENEELRLRTFLLEFTAASMLYEASLKFVHRFGDRSEAVAKLNEPEPNWGIPPGLYDTIRQNLASPQNIRMFELARQYYHQEHVQQQLQTHELLSSSPYDRFHNAIADAEETIREIDDSVTARVIQVAVSDLGNLIYHAQYATQSLVSTWIGDFKIRRPHGGEPLIDKLQLAQLAEVLEPGDILLERRNWYLSNAFLPGYWPHGAVYVGTTEDLKLLGLDTNEYVNNHWHKFSAKDDEGHPHVIVEAVSEGVIFSSLEHSIGGADSVAVLRPNVSEQEKKDAIVSAFSFAGRPYDFEFNFETPSKLVCTEVVFRAYGGNAGTIQFPLEEIMGRQTMPAINLARKFNEEYGNDAAQFEFVAFIDGDEVTETSRFLTDAQAFRNTVDRPASSFVQSSDPIALKSIGPLGRTLAFLTLLAAVWAVAAPLGRRLRSSKLAASNPPESTELPPGQ
- a CDS encoding VIT and vWA domain-containing protein; translated protein: MKRILRRSSLYVATAVLATAAMVPAPARAAGMLIADGGFGGVLEIEEHTADVTINNGVVVTHVTQVFRNTEDRQVEALYLFPVPKAASVANFSMWIGGKEMVGEVLEKKRAREIYNSYKKQRRDPGLLEQVDYKNFEMRIFPIGPQAEQKVQITYYQELDFDHDWATYVYPLSTAPRSGLDAQTQGKFGLTLHVKSQIPIKKLESPSHGEDFVVVRHSDSYYEASLETDGGDLNRDIVLAYHATRPHTGIDVITSNQSGDDGYFQLTLTAGEELAEAYTGMDYVFLLDISGSMARDGKLRISRNSIDAFIGELGTEDRFELITFNVVPNTLFNQLQPVTEHSQAEAVEFLRSQQGRGGTVLRPAMATAYKYGDPDRPLNVVILSDGMTEQSERRELLESIQTRPSGARVFCIGVGNEVNRPLLSQLAEEAGGLAAFLSEGDDFSRQAESFRRKLLRPAAADVKITVDGGDVYDVEPKQLPNLYHGMPVRLYGRYRKSGPATARLTAEVNGAPIEQTVSLEFAEVDPANPEIERMWAWLKVNRLLKQADRAGSRSTVIDEIVRLGEQYSIVTEYTSFLVLENDAEYKRWQIERRNLLRLGRDRRAQQQQRVELQRLREQAFTELGPKVEPTAPQPQQVVQNETAVRNVPLQANPTPVSQPPGQSRDVSFSPGVSGGGAFDPISGGIALALAGLGFAARRRRRSNVDDENGEV
- a CDS encoding sulfatase; this encodes MRVPLFLLLAGVLCVSNSRAADPTPQPNVLFIVCDDLNTHVSTSGYPHIKTPNLEELAEAGMTFGRAYCQYPVCGPSRASFLSGLYPESTGVLDNKSDIRTTRPNTRSLPQCFKEQGYWAASVGKVFHSPQHEQGPLAWNEFQRFENDEMPHVTAAKKVFEAQHGPVDKGKNRRLWKRHLGTLSTQTHGRPRPGYGPSGLHDEQHKDGKNVRQVVSWLDEKPSGERPFFIVCGIQKPHVPFLAPDAYFKLYPQESLQFSLTPAGFWNQAPRSAMVKRFQGFGFELGVENDALRREYTQAYHACISFIDAQIGLLMEGLKRNGQWENTIVVLTSDHGYQLGEHFMWGKVTLFDVCNRVPLLIRVPRLTQPGSSSDGLVELIDLYPTLAELCTVTPPDDLQGTSLVPMLSDPALPGKEFVYTVVRRGRKFGKAIRADHWRYARWPDGEELYDLQRDPAEYVNLATSAKHADVLSVMRARLNQAEKTVAARR